The following proteins are co-located in the Nocardia bhagyanarayanae genome:
- a CDS encoding urease accessory protein UreD, which produces MRTDLRIVAAAGTLPEIHASGGLAARRTGQHTVHLIGTAATPLGGDELHISVTVGPGARLALRSVAATIALPGVTTRISFARWVFEVAEGGELDVETEPLIVAGGADHRAVTTARLAADARLRLRERVQIGRAGEDIGLWRGDLIADLDDLPLLRHRLELGSGTATDDALSAPRALDSELVYPDDRPVETLGPHATRLPLAAGGSLFTAVGSRLATTASPRTPRGAVVSVPATA; this is translated from the coding sequence TTGCGCACTGACCTGAGGATCGTCGCGGCGGCGGGCACGCTCCCGGAAATCCACGCGTCCGGCGGACTTGCCGCGCGCCGGACCGGTCAGCACACCGTGCACCTGATCGGCACCGCCGCCACCCCGCTGGGCGGCGACGAACTGCACATCTCGGTCACGGTCGGCCCGGGTGCGCGGCTCGCCCTTCGCTCGGTCGCGGCGACCATCGCGTTGCCGGGCGTGACGACCCGAATCTCGTTCGCGCGGTGGGTTTTCGAAGTAGCCGAAGGCGGCGAGCTGGACGTGGAGACCGAGCCGCTCATCGTGGCGGGCGGTGCGGACCACCGGGCGGTCACCACCGCCCGGCTCGCGGCCGACGCCCGTCTCCGACTACGCGAACGCGTCCAGATCGGACGAGCGGGCGAGGATATCGGCCTGTGGCGCGGCGATCTGATCGCCGACCTGGACGACCTCCCGCTGCTGCGCCACCGGCTCGAGCTCGGTTCGGGCACCGCCACCGACGACGCGCTCTCGGCGCCGCGCGCCCTCGACAGCGAACTCGTCTATCCCGACGATCGTCCGGTCGAGACCCTCGGACCACACGCGACGCGCCTGCCCCTCGCCGCCGGCGGAAGCCTGTTCACAGCGGTGGGATCGCGGCTGGCCACCACTGCGAGCCCGCGAACCCCGAGAGGCGCAGTGGTTTCGGTGCCCGCCACCGCGTGA
- a CDS encoding urease accessory protein UreF, whose translation MRQTGATSPAMLFALADSRLPIGGHVHSGGVEEAVAAGLVRDIATVEAYLRRRVRTSGLVAASLAAAVCAGDLDPHRADAEADARTPSPAVRAASRAQGRGLLRLAKQVWPHHDWTELAARPHLSTVFGAVGRACAVTPRETADVVVYTTLTGAATAAQRLLALDPAAIAACTVRLAELCDRTAAEAAEGLAALSDPLQDALAERHRRRAMPLFAS comes from the coding sequence ATGCGGCAGACAGGTGCGACCAGCCCGGCGATGCTGTTCGCCCTGGCCGACTCGCGGCTGCCGATCGGCGGTCACGTGCACTCGGGCGGCGTCGAAGAGGCCGTCGCCGCCGGGCTGGTGCGCGACATCGCGACCGTCGAGGCGTATCTGCGCCGCCGCGTGCGCACCTCCGGCCTGGTCGCCGCCTCGCTGGCCGCCGCGGTGTGCGCGGGCGATCTCGACCCGCACCGCGCGGACGCCGAGGCCGACGCCCGTACGCCGTCGCCCGCCGTGCGTGCCGCCTCCCGCGCGCAGGGTCGCGGTCTGTTGCGATTGGCCAAACAGGTATGGCCACACCATGATTGGACCGAGCTCGCGGCGCGTCCGCACCTGTCCACGGTGTTCGGCGCGGTCGGTCGCGCCTGCGCGGTGACCCCGCGCGAGACGGCCGACGTCGTCGTCTACACCACGCTCACCGGCGCCGCCACCGCCGCCCAGCGGTTGCTCGCGCTCGATCCCGCGGCCATCGCCGCCTGCACCGTCCGGCTGGCCGAGCTCTGTGACCGCACCGCCGCCGAGGCGGCCGAGGGTCTCGCCGCGCTGTCGGATCCGCTGCAAGACGCGCTCGCCGAGCGACACCGGCGCCGCGCCATGCCGCTGTTCGCAAGCTGA
- a CDS encoding SDR family NAD(P)-dependent oxidoreductase: MSETQPTRNGRPLAERVAAKLLYPHSRPSGEDLRAAVSGRNVLVTGASHGIGKASARKLAAAGATVLLVARSATELQRLAAEITAAGGAAHVYPTDMTDMEAVDRLAAELLAAHGHIDVLINNAGKSIRRPIDESYDRFHDFTRTIDVNYLGPVRLLLSLLPAMRSRGSGHIVNMSTWGVLMPPAPRWAAYGASKAAFDVWLRSVAAEIAADGLTTTSIYMPLVHTRMSAPTDFSRVPGLTVDEASDLVCHAVTAKPSDIAPWWSAPVQAWTNLTRSHAQRFWARTYRRGDA, translated from the coding sequence GTGTCCGAGACTCAGCCCACCCGAAACGGGCGACCGCTCGCCGAGCGGGTGGCCGCCAAGCTGCTCTACCCGCACTCGCGCCCGTCCGGTGAAGACCTGCGCGCCGCGGTCTCCGGACGCAACGTGCTGGTGACCGGTGCGTCGCACGGGATCGGCAAAGCCAGCGCGCGCAAGCTCGCCGCCGCGGGCGCGACGGTGCTGCTGGTCGCCCGGTCCGCCACCGAACTCCAACGACTGGCCGCCGAGATCACCGCCGCGGGCGGCGCCGCGCACGTCTATCCGACCGACATGACCGACATGGAGGCGGTGGACCGCCTCGCCGCCGAGCTGCTCGCCGCGCACGGCCACATCGATGTGCTGATCAACAACGCGGGCAAGTCGATTCGCCGTCCGATCGACGAATCATACGATCGTTTCCACGATTTCACCCGGACCATCGACGTGAACTACCTCGGTCCGGTCCGCCTGCTGCTTTCCCTGTTGCCTGCCATGCGATCTCGGGGCAGCGGGCACATCGTCAACATGTCCACTTGGGGTGTTTTGATGCCGCCCGCCCCGCGGTGGGCCGCTTACGGTGCGTCGAAAGCGGCATTCGACGTGTGGCTGCGCAGCGTCGCCGCCGAGATCGCCGCCGACGGACTGACCACCACGTCGATCTACATGCCGCTCGTGCACACCAGGATGAGCGCGCCCACCGACTTCAGCAGGGTGCCCGGGCTCACCGTCGACGAGGCGTCGGACCTCGTTTGTCACGCCGTCACCGCCAAGCCGTCCGACATCGCGCCGTGGTGGTCGGCGCCCGTTCAGGCCTGGACCAACCTCACCAGAAGCCACGCCCAGCGTTTCTGGGCCCGCACCTACCGTCGCGGCGACGCGTAG
- a CDS encoding MFS transporter: protein MTDLETVRPAHGSSVAVGSRRAWLGLAVLLLPVLLVSMDISVLFLAMPTLTVDLDPSAAQQLWILDIYGFLIAGLLITMGNLGDRIGRRNILLIGATVFGIASVLAAFAPTAGVLIAARALMGIGGATLLPSSLALISSLFPDARERAAAIGVWTAFFAGGSAVGPIIGGLLLHHFWWGAVFLINIPVLLILLAFGPFLLPEHRSGALGPLDLPSVALSIGGILPVVYAVKHAASEGVDAAGIVIGVIGVAVLTVFVRRQRTLAEPLLDLRLFRRAQFSVAIGSSLVGMMSLAALSYLTSVYLQSVTGRDPLAAALLGIPMAVAVFICSMSGARVGQRIGVRATFVLALLASALGNLLLLGVGVDGGVGWYLVGSTIAGVGYGLAFTLVSDVAVSSVPPERAGSAVGISETSFELGNALGLALLGSLAALVFRSGGDYDSTLGETIQHAGADKELVHSAAASFVDGMHVATTAGAGLLVLMAIVAWVATRRPARAG from the coding sequence ATGACAGACCTGGAGACAGTGCGGCCCGCGCACGGGTCGTCCGTCGCTGTCGGCTCACGGCGCGCCTGGCTCGGGCTCGCGGTGCTGCTGCTGCCGGTGCTGCTGGTGTCGATGGACATCTCGGTGCTGTTCCTGGCCATGCCCACCCTCACCGTCGACCTCGACCCGTCCGCGGCCCAGCAGCTGTGGATTCTCGACATCTACGGCTTCCTCATCGCCGGCCTGCTGATCACCATGGGCAATCTCGGCGACCGGATCGGGCGCCGCAACATCCTGCTGATCGGCGCCACCGTGTTCGGCATCGCCTCGGTGCTCGCGGCCTTCGCGCCCACTGCTGGCGTGCTGATCGCGGCACGGGCGCTGATGGGCATCGGCGGCGCGACGCTGCTGCCGTCCAGCCTCGCGCTGATCTCCAGCCTCTTCCCCGACGCGCGCGAGCGGGCCGCCGCGATCGGCGTGTGGACGGCGTTCTTCGCGGGCGGCTCCGCGGTCGGCCCGATCATCGGCGGACTGCTGCTGCACCACTTCTGGTGGGGCGCGGTCTTTCTCATCAACATTCCGGTGCTGCTGATCCTGCTGGCATTCGGGCCGTTCCTGTTGCCCGAGCACCGCTCGGGAGCGCTCGGCCCGCTGGATCTGCCGAGCGTCGCGCTGTCCATCGGCGGCATCCTTCCGGTGGTCTACGCCGTCAAGCACGCCGCCTCGGAAGGCGTCGACGCGGCCGGCATCGTCATCGGAGTGATCGGCGTCGCGGTGCTGACCGTCTTCGTGCGCAGGCAGCGCACGCTCGCCGAACCGCTGCTCGACCTGCGGCTCTTCCGGCGCGCCCAGTTCTCCGTCGCCATCGGCTCCAGCCTGGTCGGCATGATGTCGCTGGCGGCGCTGAGCTACCTCACCAGCGTCTACCTGCAATCGGTCACCGGCCGCGACCCCCTCGCCGCCGCATTGCTCGGTATACCGATGGCGGTCGCGGTGTTCATCTGCTCGATGAGCGGCGCGCGCGTCGGACAGCGGATCGGCGTCCGTGCCACCTTCGTGCTCGCGCTGCTCGCGTCCGCGCTGGGCAATCTGCTGCTGCTCGGTGTCGGCGTGGACGGCGGTGTCGGCTGGTACCTGGTGGGCTCGACCATCGCGGGCGTGGGTTACGGCCTGGCATTCACCCTGGTCTCCGATGTCGCCGTGTCGTCGGTGCCGCCGGAGCGGGCGGGCTCGGCGGTCGGCATCTCGGAGACGAGCTTCGAACTCGGCAACGCGCTCGGGCTCGCGCTGCTCGGCTCGCTCGCGGCGCTGGTCTTCCGTTCCGGCGGCGACTACGACTCGACGCTGGGCGAGACCATCCAGCACGCCGGCGCCGACAAGGAACTGGTGCACAGTGCGGCGGCCTCGTTCGTGGACGGTATGCACGTCGCGACGACCGCGGGTGCGGGTCTGCTGGTGCTGATGGCGATCGTGGCCTGGGTGGCGACCCGGCGGCCCGCGCGCGCCGGGTGA
- a CDS encoding TetR/AcrR family transcriptional regulator, giving the protein MTEPKLNRVAIVDTAIALADDEGLDAVSMRRIADRMGVGAMSLYRHIANKDELIAAMTDEVTRRHPYPSAEGRGWTWRDRVHIAAEIDWDLYQRHPWVILTFAMPRYSFGPHSMACLAWLVEGFRELDVSPREAMQMAFSVWNYISGATLPQISSALMTRKGIETDGDNGLRALLEGTPNGPVPAALAELQGAGVSDLTSEDLLFSGLDALCDGFAARVRHRTA; this is encoded by the coding sequence ATGACCGAGCCGAAGCTGAACCGCGTCGCCATCGTCGACACCGCGATCGCGCTCGCGGACGACGAGGGACTCGACGCGGTGTCCATGCGCCGCATCGCCGACCGGATGGGTGTCGGCGCGATGTCGCTGTACCGGCACATCGCCAACAAGGACGAGCTGATCGCGGCGATGACCGACGAAGTCACCCGCCGCCATCCCTATCCGTCGGCCGAAGGCCGGGGCTGGACCTGGCGCGACCGGGTTCACATCGCGGCCGAGATCGACTGGGACCTCTACCAGCGCCACCCCTGGGTCATCCTGACCTTCGCGATGCCCCGCTACAGCTTCGGCCCGCACAGCATGGCCTGCCTGGCCTGGCTGGTCGAGGGATTTCGCGAGCTGGACGTCTCGCCGCGCGAGGCCATGCAGATGGCGTTCTCGGTGTGGAACTACATCTCGGGCGCGACTCTGCCGCAGATCAGCTCGGCGCTGATGACGCGAAAGGGCATCGAGACCGACGGCGACAACGGTCTGCGCGCACTGCTGGAGGGCACGCCGAACGGGCCGGTTCCCGCCGCGCTCGCCGAGCTGCAAGGCGCGGGTGTCAGCGATCTCACCTCCGAGGATCTGTTGTTCTCCGGGCTCGACGCGCTGTGCGACGGATTCGCGGCGCGGGTTCGGCACCGCACGGCTTGA
- a CDS encoding zinc-binding dehydrogenase → MHAIRLHAFGPAENLRYDTLPDPDPGPGQVRVAVAAAGVHVVDTALRRGAPGPYPLPELPTVPGREVAGVVDRVGADVDPDWLGKPVVAHLGSAPGGYAELAVVDVARLHMIPENLGPAEAVAMIGTGRTAMGILQFAEVGPDSVAVVTAAAGGIGTLLVQSLKALGATVIGLAGGTTKVARVAGNGADIAVDYLLPDWPERVRAQLGDRAATLVFDAVGGETARAAVDLLAKGGSHLVYGFAGKGPNDGTAPTVTEDELIARGITSQVVLGPPMLRPVGGDIRVLEDRAMAEAAAGRLRPALHRFDLADAAGAHRAIETRATIGKVVLIP, encoded by the coding sequence ATGCACGCGATCCGACTGCACGCCTTCGGGCCCGCCGAGAACCTCCGCTACGACACCCTCCCCGATCCCGACCCTGGGCCCGGCCAAGTCCGCGTCGCGGTCGCCGCGGCCGGGGTGCACGTCGTCGACACCGCGCTGCGCCGCGGCGCGCCGGGGCCCTATCCGCTGCCCGAGCTGCCGACCGTGCCGGGCCGGGAGGTCGCGGGCGTGGTCGATCGGGTCGGCGCGGACGTCGACCCCGACTGGCTCGGGAAGCCGGTGGTCGCCCACCTCGGTTCGGCGCCGGGCGGGTATGCCGAACTCGCCGTCGTGGATGTGGCTCGCCTGCACATGATTCCGGAGAATCTCGGTCCCGCCGAAGCGGTCGCGATGATCGGCACCGGGCGGACCGCCATGGGCATCCTGCAATTCGCCGAGGTCGGCCCGGACAGCGTCGCGGTGGTGACCGCCGCCGCGGGCGGCATCGGAACCCTGCTGGTGCAGTCTCTGAAAGCGTTGGGCGCCACCGTGATCGGGCTCGCGGGTGGAACGACGAAGGTGGCGCGGGTAGCCGGCAACGGCGCCGACATCGCCGTCGACTACCTGCTGCCGGACTGGCCCGAACGGGTGCGCGCCCAGCTCGGCGACCGCGCCGCGACCCTCGTCTTCGACGCCGTCGGCGGCGAAACCGCAAGGGCCGCCGTCGATCTCCTCGCCAAGGGCGGGAGCCACCTGGTCTACGGTTTCGCCGGAAAGGGGCCGAACGACGGCACCGCGCCGACCGTCACCGAGGACGAGCTGATCGCGCGGGGCATCACCTCGCAGGTCGTCCTCGGGCCGCCCATGCTGCGGCCGGTCGGCGGCGACATCCGCGTCCTCGAGGACCGCGCCATGGCGGAGGCGGCCGCCGGGCGCTTGCGCCCCGCGCTGCACCGCTTCGACCTCGCGGACGCGGCAGGAGCGCATCGCGCGATCGAAACCCGCGCCACGATTGGCAAAGTCGTGCTCATCCCCTGA
- a CDS encoding CopG family transcriptional regulator: protein MSSTEWPDTPEEMAALAARLEYTDEPVELPPTPGPEGIMVSRSLKMPTDLDARIKAAAADRGITQSMLMRQLLETGLAAIEHDHPISLTDAIRALAGLPKSA, encoded by the coding sequence ATGAGCAGCACCGAATGGCCCGACACCCCCGAAGAGATGGCCGCTCTCGCCGCACGTCTGGAGTACACCGACGAACCGGTCGAGCTGCCCCCGACGCCCGGCCCCGAGGGCATCATGGTGTCGCGGTCGCTGAAGATGCCGACGGACCTCGACGCGCGGATCAAAGCCGCGGCCGCCGATCGCGGCATCACCCAATCCATGCTGATGCGCCAACTGTTGGAGACCGGGCTCGCCGCCATCGAACACGACCACCCGATCTCACTGACCGACGCCATCCGCGCCCTGGCCGGGCTGCCCAAGTCCGCCTGA
- a CDS encoding ABC transporter permease, with protein sequence MLADAGTIARRDLAHWRRKPGAVVTNTLVFPIMIVLMFGYLLGGAMTVPGGGSYREFLLPGMFAMTMVFGIGATMVAVGSDAARGITDRFRSMPVSSSAVVLGRACADMLESAVALAVLLCCGLAIGWHPHNGLPAAAAAVGLLLLLRFAFLWIGVYLGLLCYGNPEAVTAVRTLEFPIGFLANPFVAIATMPAWLGAIAAWNPLSATTTAARELFGNPTGNDHTWVAEHAILMAVVWPLVLIAIFLPLSVHRFRRLSR encoded by the coding sequence GTGCTCGCCGACGCGGGCACGATCGCCCGCCGCGACCTCGCGCACTGGCGGCGCAAGCCGGGTGCGGTCGTCACCAACACCCTGGTGTTCCCGATCATGATCGTGCTCATGTTCGGGTACCTGCTCGGCGGCGCCATGACCGTCCCCGGTGGCGGCAGCTATCGCGAATTCCTGCTGCCGGGCATGTTCGCCATGACCATGGTCTTCGGTATCGGCGCCACCATGGTCGCGGTCGGCTCCGACGCCGCGCGCGGCATCACCGACCGGTTCCGTTCCATGCCGGTGTCGTCGTCGGCCGTGGTGCTCGGCCGCGCGTGCGCCGACATGCTCGAGTCCGCGGTCGCGCTGGCCGTGTTGCTCTGCTGCGGGCTGGCCATCGGGTGGCACCCGCACAACGGGCTCCCCGCCGCCGCCGCGGCCGTCGGGCTGCTGTTGCTGCTGCGCTTCGCCTTCTTGTGGATCGGCGTCTACCTCGGGCTGCTCTGCTACGGCAATCCGGAAGCCGTCACCGCCGTGCGCACCCTCGAATTCCCGATCGGCTTCCTCGCCAACCCGTTCGTCGCCATCGCCACCATGCCCGCGTGGCTCGGCGCCATCGCCGCATGGAACCCGTTGTCCGCCACCACGACCGCCGCGCGCGAACTGTTCGGCAATCCCACCGGAAACGACCACACCTGGGTCGCCGAGCACGCGATCCTCATGGCCGTCGTCTGGCCGCTGGTCTTGATCGCGATCTTCCTGCCGCTGTCCGTCCACCGCTTCCGGCGGCTGAGCAGGTGA
- a CDS encoding TetR/AcrR family transcriptional regulator codes for MDYSGSGDPQRTIELLWGLPPRPRRGPKPKLTVDDIAETAIRLADSDGLSAVTLRRVAEELGVTAMSLYGYVPSKAELLDLIADRVYRDYPMPDDAPSGWRPRLEGIARANRTMYLTHSWLLQIAASRPIPGPNLTAKYDYELRAVDDLGLSDTEMDLVVTLVNDYVRGAARTAVDAARAEAETGRTDQQWWDAYQPALAGVIDPDRFPTAVRVGGTAGAEYGAAYDPDRAFEFGLHRLLDGLQQFVDAAERR; via the coding sequence ATGGACTACAGCGGAAGCGGCGATCCCCAGCGCACGATCGAGCTGCTGTGGGGGCTGCCGCCGCGACCGAGGCGCGGCCCGAAACCCAAGCTGACCGTCGACGACATCGCGGAGACCGCAATCCGGCTCGCCGACTCGGACGGGCTCTCGGCGGTCACGCTTCGCCGGGTGGCCGAGGAACTCGGTGTCACCGCGATGTCGCTGTACGGGTACGTCCCGAGCAAGGCCGAGCTGCTCGATCTGATCGCGGATCGCGTCTACCGCGACTATCCGATGCCCGACGACGCGCCGTCCGGTTGGCGACCCCGGCTCGAGGGCATCGCTCGCGCGAATCGGACCATGTACCTGACGCATTCGTGGCTGCTACAGATCGCCGCGAGCAGGCCGATCCCCGGGCCGAACCTCACCGCCAAATACGACTACGAACTGCGCGCGGTCGACGATCTCGGTCTGTCCGACACCGAGATGGACCTCGTCGTCACCCTGGTCAACGATTACGTGCGCGGCGCGGCCCGCACCGCCGTCGACGCCGCCCGCGCCGAAGCCGAGACCGGCCGCACCGACCAGCAGTGGTGGGACGCCTACCAGCCCGCGCTCGCCGGCGTCATCGATCCGGACCGGTTCCCCACCGCCGTTCGCGTGGGCGGCACGGCGGGCGCGGAATACGGCGCCGCCTACGATCCCGACCGCGCCTTCGAATTCGGGCTGCACCGCTTGCTCGACGGTCTGCAACAGTTCGTCGACGCCGCCGAACGGCGATGA
- a CDS encoding 3'-5' exonuclease — MKDNAALLNVVDVEATCWSGRVPAGAVSDIIEIGLTVVDLAARERIGKRRILVRPERSSVSDFCTELTGLTQDEVDTGVSFAEACRTLAAEHDAGARPWASWGDYDRKQFAVQCARTGVAYPFGQRHTNAKLVFSEAYGLQRRQGMAGALRIAGLPLEGRHHRGEDDAWNIAALVLDMVGRDAWRLTSTTY, encoded by the coding sequence ATGAAGGACAACGCGGCACTGCTCAACGTCGTCGATGTCGAGGCGACGTGCTGGTCGGGCCGCGTCCCGGCGGGCGCGGTGAGCGACATCATCGAGATCGGCCTGACCGTGGTCGATCTCGCGGCGCGTGAACGAATCGGCAAGCGCCGCATCCTGGTTCGGCCCGAGCGCTCGTCGGTCAGCGACTTCTGCACCGAACTGACCGGACTCACCCAGGACGAGGTGGACACCGGCGTCTCGTTCGCCGAAGCCTGTCGAACCCTCGCAGCCGAGCACGACGCCGGAGCGCGCCCCTGGGCGAGCTGGGGCGACTACGACCGCAAGCAATTCGCCGTCCAGTGCGCCAGGACCGGTGTCGCGTATCCCTTCGGGCAACGGCATACCAACGCGAAGCTGGTGTTCTCGGAGGCCTACGGACTCCAGCGCCGTCAGGGCATGGCGGGGGCGCTGCGGATCGCGGGTCTACCGCTGGAAGGTCGCCACCACCGCGGCGAGGACGACGCGTGGAACATCGCCGCGCTGGTGCTCGACATGGTCGGGCGCGATGCGTGGCGCCTCACCTCGACGACCTACTGA
- a CDS encoding O-methyltransferase — protein sequence MTTSGWADVDAYLVDNLVRDPETEAALAANAAAGLPAIDVSAAQGKFLSLLARSTGARRVLEIGTLGGFSTIWLARAVGKAGRVITLEYDPRHAEVARANLDEAGVGDRVDIRVGAALESLPILEAEASEPFDLVFIDADKVNNSNYVRWALRLTRPGSMIIVDNVVRGGAVADGASDDPAVRASRELVEMLAAEPRLDATVLQTVGAKGWDGFAYAVVND from the coding sequence ATGACGACTTCTGGCTGGGCCGACGTGGACGCCTACCTCGTGGACAATCTGGTGCGGGATCCGGAGACCGAAGCGGCGTTGGCGGCGAATGCCGCGGCGGGGTTGCCCGCCATCGATGTGTCCGCGGCGCAAGGGAAATTCCTGTCGCTGCTCGCCCGCTCGACCGGAGCGCGCCGGGTGCTCGAGATCGGCACGCTGGGCGGGTTCAGCACGATATGGCTGGCGCGCGCGGTCGGGAAGGCGGGCCGCGTGATCACGCTGGAATACGACCCGCGGCACGCGGAGGTGGCGCGCGCGAACCTGGACGAGGCGGGCGTCGGTGATCGGGTGGACATCCGGGTGGGCGCGGCGCTGGAGAGCTTGCCGATTCTGGAGGCCGAGGCGTCCGAGCCGTTCGATTTGGTGTTCATCGACGCCGACAAGGTGAACAACTCGAACTACGTGCGCTGGGCGCTGCGTCTGACCCGTCCCGGTTCCATGATCATCGTCGACAACGTGGTGCGCGGGGGTGCGGTGGCGGACGGCGCGTCGGACGATCCGGCGGTGCGGGCGAGCCGCGAGCTGGTCGAAATGCTCGCCGCCGAGCCGCGTTTGGACGCGACGGTGCTGCAAACGGTCGGCGCGAAGGGGTGGGACGGTTTCGCCTACGCGGTCGTGAACGACTAG
- a CDS encoding SGNH/GDSL hydrolase family protein, which translates to MTTVRNRPRALAVAAGLLTLFAATTLAPASAAPADGGAEYVALGDSGAATTGVQRFDTSAPLQCARSTANTPKLVAADLGLRLDDRTCSSARIPHLTTGQGPGIAPQFDGLGPNTRLVTVHIGANDTEMTRFVVACHLAGLRGGVCADPAWDSAIDAISGAYSAALQRITTLAPNAKVFVDGWPLYVRDGGCPELVGLRPQDAATVQRAFDRLNSVVARAAAESRATYIDTRTPAAGHDMCAPEGVRWFDPLLATETLVPYHPTLTGMRGVADIVVAAIRASEFPG; encoded by the coding sequence ATGACGACCGTCCGGAACCGCCCGCGCGCCCTCGCCGTCGCCGCGGGCCTGCTCACCTTGTTCGCGGCGACCACGCTCGCCCCGGCATCGGCCGCACCCGCCGACGGCGGCGCCGAATACGTGGCGCTCGGTGATTCCGGCGCGGCGACCACGGGCGTGCAACGGTTCGACACGAGCGCCCCGCTGCAGTGCGCGCGCTCCACCGCGAACACGCCCAAGCTGGTCGCCGCGGATCTCGGTCTGCGGCTGGACGACCGCACTTGCAGCTCGGCCCGCATCCCGCACCTGACCACCGGCCAAGGGCCGGGCATCGCACCGCAATTCGACGGACTCGGCCCGAACACCCGGCTGGTCACCGTGCACATCGGCGCCAACGACACCGAGATGACCAGGTTCGTGGTCGCCTGTCACCTGGCCGGTCTGCGCGGCGGCGTGTGCGCCGATCCGGCGTGGGATTCCGCGATCGACGCCATCTCCGGCGCGTATTCCGCCGCGCTCCAGCGCATTACGACGCTCGCCCCGAACGCGAAGGTGTTCGTGGACGGTTGGCCGCTGTACGTCCGCGACGGCGGCTGCCCCGAACTTGTGGGCCTGCGGCCCCAGGACGCGGCCACCGTGCAGCGCGCCTTCGACCGCTTGAACTCCGTAGTCGCCAGGGCGGCAGCGGAATCCAGGGCGACCTACATCGACACCCGCACCCCGGCCGCGGGCCACGACATGTGCGCACCGGAGGGCGTGCGCTGGTTCGATCCGCTGCTGGCCACCGAGACCCTGGTGCCGTACCACCCGACGCTCACGGGCATGCGCGGCGTCGCGGACATCGTCGTCGCGGCGATCCGCGCTTCCGAATTCCCTGGCTGA
- a CDS encoding type VII secretion target: MGNPGDIAIDPGGMRDHAAKVEAAIAGLPMAREAARYLAHADDGYGMLVGPYARSILNPLHDRITERLRVVTEDAEQLPPKLRFAADSFENLDEGRKNETDRQREQIEQKV; the protein is encoded by the coding sequence ATGGGCAATCCCGGTGACATCGCAATCGATCCCGGCGGGATGCGCGACCACGCCGCGAAGGTGGAGGCCGCGATCGCGGGACTCCCCATGGCGCGCGAGGCAGCGCGGTATCTCGCGCACGCCGACGACGGGTACGGGATGCTGGTCGGCCCGTACGCGCGGTCGATCCTGAATCCATTGCACGATCGGATCACCGAGCGCCTGCGCGTCGTCACCGAGGACGCCGAGCAGTTGCCGCCGAAGCTGCGGTTCGCCGCGGACTCGTTCGAGAACCTCGACGAGGGTCGCAAGAACGAGACCGACCGGCAGCGTGAGCAGATCGAACAGAAGGTGTAG
- a CDS encoding YbaB/EbfC family nucleoid-associated protein, which yields MLSDPNQAADEMARWAENLQRTAQKYQDLQGRMEAMAVTESSADNRISVTVDANGVTTGITLAAATRGMDPAAVAAELMACTRRAQARLRDQVTDLVHSVVGDDAAGQAIVGQYAERFPDPAPTAPPAPPEPVYTPPTAYTPPPPPQPPQGARKPDRDRTVTPDEPDEDDLYYRRKSWLE from the coding sequence GTGCTGAGCGATCCGAATCAGGCCGCCGACGAGATGGCCCGCTGGGCCGAGAATCTGCAACGTACGGCGCAGAAGTACCAAGACCTGCAGGGCCGGATGGAGGCCATGGCGGTGACGGAGAGTTCGGCCGACAACCGGATCAGCGTGACGGTCGACGCCAACGGCGTCACCACCGGCATCACGCTCGCCGCGGCTACTCGCGGCATGGATCCCGCCGCCGTCGCGGCCGAACTCATGGCCTGCACCCGCCGCGCCCAGGCTCGGCTGCGCGACCAGGTCACCGATCTCGTGCACAGCGTGGTCGGTGACGACGCCGCGGGGCAGGCCATTGTCGGCCAATACGCCGAGCGCTTCCCCGATCCGGCGCCCACCGCCCCGCCCGCCCCGCCGGAGCCGGTCTACACCCCGCCCACCGCCTACACCCCGCCCCCGCCGCCGCAGCCACCGCAGGGCGCGCGCAAGCCCGACCGCGACCGGACCGTCACGCCGGACGAGCCGGACGAGGACGACCTGTACTACCGCCGCAAGTCCTGGCTGGAGTGA